A single genomic interval of Lathyrus oleraceus cultivar Zhongwan6 chromosome 7, CAAS_Psat_ZW6_1.0, whole genome shotgun sequence harbors:
- the LOC127107042 gene encoding uncharacterized protein LOC127107042, whose protein sequence is MWPEVEMEPPLPPAYKNGPGRPKKIRIRESGEDGARKRRSGVAYKCTKCDNFGHNAMTCKATTQDPNALKRKRKPKKGHVPTATDMPTANDMPTASDMPAPTATDMTVPTNVPVPTDPQPPTDMPVPTIMSQTGSSVAASITKQSRKRVEKKPIIKRRQSERIKLSWFKRPITGEGISSDKPITLPENEDIPTSK, encoded by the exons ATGTGGCCAGAAGTTGAGATGGAACCACCTCTACCACCTGCATATAAAAATGGTCCTGGTAGACCTAAGAAGATTAGGATAAGAGAAAGTGGAGAGGATGGTGCAAGGAAGAGAAGATCTGGTGTTGCATATAAGTGCACCAAATGTGATAATTTTGGTCACAATGCTATGACTTGTAAGGCTACCACTCAGGATCCCAATGCACTTAAAAGAAAG AGAAAACCTAAAAAAGGACATGTGCCAACTGCAACTGATATGCCAACTGCAAATGATATGCCAACTGCATCTGATATGCCTGCCCCAACTGCAACTGATATGACTGTTCCAACAAATGTGCCTGTTCCAACTGATCCACAGCCTCCAACTGATATGCCTGTTCCAACTATTATGAGTCAAACAGGATCTAGTGTGGCTGCCTCAATCACAAAACAATCCAGAAAAAGGGTTGAAAAAAAACCTATCATCAAAAGAAGGCAAAGTGAGAGGATCAAGTTGAGTTGGTTTAAAAGACCCATAACAGGTGAAGGAATATCTAGTGACAAACCAATTACCCTACCAGAAAATGAAGACATACCCACTTCAAAATGA
- the LOC127104093 gene encoding uncharacterized protein LOC127104093 — protein MGGSKASSTSEVGNGLPRCGCNETMKLLVSKSIENPGRKFWKCRNYMNGCGLFLWDDLVSEFAVKETNPSGCRQCEVNKAYLIEFAKEIVEEIDCRVGKLNKLEKLKKKIAMEKRKNLWLMFVIGLSWMLIAAMVKLV, from the exons ATGGGTGGCAGCAAGGCATCTTCCACGAGTGAAGTTGGAAACGGCTTACCAAGATGTGGATGCAATGAAACCATGAAGTTGTTGGTCTCCAAGTCAATTGAAAACCCCGGTCGCAAATTTTGGAAATGCAGGAATTATATG AATGGGTGCGGTTTATTTTTGTGGGATGATTTGGTCAGTGAGTTTGCAGTGAAAGAAACCAATCCGTCCGGATGCCGCCAATGTGAAGTCAACAAGGcttatttgattgaatttgcTAAAGAGATTGTTGAGGAGATAGATTGCAGAGTCGGAAAGCTTAACAAGTTAGAAAAACTGAAGAAAAAGATTGCAATGGAAAAGAGGAAAAATTTATGGTTAATGTTTGTAATTGGTCTGTCATGGATGTTGATAGCAGCTATGGTTAAGTTAGTCTAA